The window TCTTGTTGGGTCAtctctattttgtattttggttATCGATTGCATTATCATATCCATTGTCAGTCTCTAATGTTTCTCCACATGTCTACATCACACTTAACTTGAAGCTTTTCTCATTGTACTTCATTATGATTAAAATCATCAGTTAGTGTCATCTTTTttacctctttatttcctttgatCTCTTCCATGAATAAGTCAATAATTAATGTTCTTACCTtgtacatttatttgttttaggaAGTATTTGAATtaccaatattttctttataattgtgTTTTTCCCTtaatctctatctatatatccatTTGCCTAATAACCTATCAAAAGAGAGTCGATTATGAGACAGAAACCTGAGGAAATCCACTGTTAATAGACTTGTGAGAAGCAAAATGATTGTCCATCACAGTAGCAACAGagtggtcagaaaggaaacttgaaatttATGTTATAGTGAGAAAGGTAGAAGGTGTAGGAGATGAGTTTGGAGATCAAAACCTTGTGTTAGACCCTATCAAGTGCTTTTGACAAGTGTAAATAAACGGTAAAAGTTTCAtaaaaattaacaaagaaaGATGATCAACACTCAATAAGGAAGGACAGAGCATCACTATTTTTTACATCCATAGacacattgttttctttcatgacTCTTATAAGTGATTGTATGACATGTATCTTTCAAGATCTTTTCTCTTACCTCCATCCATCTCATCATTTCAGATCATCTTAGAAATCTAAAGTTATCTCTGAGCAATTAACAAAGCAATGGTACAGTTGTAATTGTTCATGGAAATGTAAATATTAGTAATATTGATACAATAATCAGCAGTTATTTATTTCAGAATAGTTGAACTCTTGGATGAAGGACTTCCAATTATACAAGGGTTACTTTTCTTGAACActgttaaaaaaataacaaaaagtactgtaaataaataagtatatgaATAGGGAAAAAAGCTGAAATCCTTGTAATGATTGATATGGACAAATGCAGGATTAAGTTTCTGCAGTGCATCGTCTACCATACAGTATTTTTTGCCTCTGTTATAGTATTGTGTCCTGTTATGAGGAGCAAACAAATAGTTAGTATGATAGTGTATATGTAAGTTTAGGTAATGTTGgatatgttatattttctttggcTTGTGGGCAAAATTGCAAGGGGAATGTGGCAGGTGACATGCTGTGGTAATTTTTACATGcattgtaaatatatttgtttctttcaAAACAGAGTGCTCTGTGTAGGCAGTTTTATGAAGAAATCAGTTGTAATCTTTATTAATACTGGAAAGATTTTGTAgttagaaaataaggaaacaggaAGTTATTTTGAAAAGCTTTATAATGACTAGTGATTTGTTTTATGACTTATAAATAACTTTGAATGATACTCAGAAATAATAGGGCATTTCGTTACTACAACATTATATGGaataaaataatattgatgTAAAGCCACATAAAAACTATAGtatgtaataatgaaaaaaaattatttaagtaATTTAGTTGTGGCCTTCATGGAGATATTTTCTTTAGCCTGGAGGattagtttttagcttttcacTTGGTCTTGTTTTAAGCCGGATATCGGATAAGTTGGACACTTTCaggatttttatttaattattttttatatttatttttttttatttatgtatttattattattatttttttctttctacactTTATTCCTTGTGCACCACTAGGAAGTTTTTGCCCTTTGATTGAGTATTTTTAAGCCACTAGGTTTGTATACTGGCTAAGATACATTTGATAACTCTTACATTGTTTGTGTCATTTGGGGAGTTGTTTGAGCCATTAGACATAAAACGGACATGTGTGCTATGGTATTGTCATTGCTAAGATCAGTGTTTGCACACCTGACTTAGCAATTACTCGTATGAGGCAGTGTCCACCTCAGCTTTTCCTTGTATAAGAGCTATGTTTtcaatgcatgtgtgtgtgtgtgtgtgtgtgtgtgtgtgtgtgtgtgtgtgtgtgtgtgtgtgtgtgtgtgtgtgtgtgtgtgtgtgtgtgtgtgtgtgtgtgtgtgtgtgtatttacctatttgtgtattacagggcccgagctaagctctctgtgtcctgtctccttgtccattcctgtcatatctctctttcatctgattgacacacaccgcgtcaacgacatcactgctcagtttattccacttatcaatgctacgatgcgggaaactgtattttctcacgtcatttagacagatgtcttttattagcttttttccatgtcctcggagatgattacttgtggtcacctttatcaactctgtccagtatgtcaatcttgttcaccaatttatacatagttatcatgtctcctcttgttcttctctcttctaatgtggtcagccccagcttcctcagtctttcctcatagtctaactccctgagtcctggtaccatccttgttgccagcctctgtaccctttctaccttcttcacatttttcttcatatgtcgtgaccagacacaagctgcatattctaactggggtcttattaaggtacataatatcttcttcatcattccttcatctaggtagtggaatgcaaggccaatattttgaagcatgttatatgttttccaaaaaatcttgttaatgtgtttctccagtgacaaagtgttttgcatggttactcctaagtctttctcctcattggtctctttaattttctcatcacccagcctgtaatcccagtttggtctgtatctacttcttcccattttcataacatgggtcttgtctatattaaattccatctgccactccttactccactcatatattttatcaagatcttcctgtaacttgttacaatcttccacattccttactctcctcataattttagtatcatccgcaaacatgttcatgtaactgtcaattcctaatggcatatcattaacataaatcaaaaacatgatgggaccaagcactgacccttgtggaactccactggttaccttcttccactcggacttcctttttctcaccactgttctcatttctcttgtgtgtgtgtgtgtgtgtgtgtgtgtgtgtgtgtgtgtgtgtgtgtgtgtgtgtgtgtgttttacctagttgtatcaTACAGGGAAAGTGCTATGCTTGTGCTGTCCCTTTTCCATATCTATGGaaatccaacatttctttgaaTTGTTTCTGCTTCAACgactcttatctaaaccattccatacctctacacatctttgtgggaagctgaacttcttgatatctctcctgcagttgtcttttcttaatttctttcaatGTCCTCTTGTGTCACCGGTGTCCCAGCTTAATAAGTCTTCCctatctaatttttccagtcCATTCATCGCTCTGTACACTGCTCTTAtagcttctctttcccttctctgttctaaaGTTGTAAGACCTAGTATTCATAGCCATTTTTCGTATGACCGTTCACTTAAACTTGGAGGAAGCTTTGTTGCTGCCCATACTGTAGCTGCATGTTCTAATTTTAGGCGTATTAGAGTCATTAACagtttttatcatatcttcatctATGTAAGTGAATGCCACCTTCATATTTCTAAAAAGTTCATAGgcatttcctgtaattctattTATGTGCTTTTCTGGTGACAAGTTATCCACAATTATTCCGAGGTCTTTTCTTCAGACTTCTTAATTTCTTGATTCCTCATTGAGTAAACTCCCTTTGGCCTTTTGCTCATTCCAATTCTAATACGCTGCACTTTTTTGTATTAAATTCTATTTCCCATGTGAGTGACCATTCTGCAATTTTATCCAAGTCTTGTTGTAGCACctcacaatcctcttttctaTTCACCCTCCTCTTTAATTTATTATCATCTGCAAGCAGACTGATGTAAGTGTCTATATTTTCTGGTATATCATTCATATATACTACAAACATTATTGGTCCTAATACCAACCCCTGCAGAACTCCACTTAAGAATTTTCCaggccagtttttttttatctcttataaCACTGgtttataaaaagaaattttACTTTGAGGCAAGGATGTGAATAGGTGTTTTTCTAATTTTGATGTGGTGAGCTCAAATTTCTGAACAGTTTTGTTCTATCACCTCtagttttttttgctttcacatatctttttgtatatattgtatataaatTCAAAATATAATATGTTTATTACATAGTTACAAAGGCATATTacagaagaaaacaacataGATACAGAACATTGATGAAACTAAATTATTTGGAAAACACAATACTCACAATCATAGTACAGCAGATGGTTAGAAGTGGGTTTTTTTGGGATGATCTTGTGTACTTTGCCTCTGAGATGTCATGCAAAAGCATCCAGCAGAAGTCCCCCCCATCATGCTGGGGTTCCACTTGCCTTGGTAGTTGCTCTCCATCTTAATAATATCTTGATGGAACCTTTCTCCATGCTCATCACTCACTGCCCCGAGGTTCGGAGGGAAGAAGTCAAGATGGGAGTGGAGAAAGTGAATTTTGAAGGACATTTGGCATCCCATATCCTCATAAGACGTTAACAATTTATCAATAAAATCTTGGTAATCTGGTACCAGTATGTTGCCAAGGAAGCCATTGCTGGCTTTAATGCTCCCCATACTTTCAGTTCCTTTAAGGTAAAAAGCTCCTCaaagtttatatttttcatcaccTTTTGAATCTGAGGTCCAACAAAGAAGCCCTCCTTGAGCTTAACAGAACTCAGAACTGGGAACAGAGTGCACAAGTGTTAGAAGGCAGCTCTATTTTTGTCCATGGCTTTCACAAAATTCTTCATTCAATCTAGATTGAtataaagaggggaaagaagcaCCTTGTTCATGTCTACCAGAGGATTTTCTTGGACACTGTGTTCACCAGACACAAAATGGCTCCTAGATCCCCAATCCTTCTGCTTGTAGTGCTTGGATACAACCCAACTGTcccagagacagagaaagcaaCAGTATTTTGTGAAGCCCTGCATACCCATAAGGAGCCCAATGACCTTGAGGTTACCACAAAGACTCCATTAGTACTGGTTGTAATTGACAGCTTCTAAAAGGAGCTTCATGTTATCATGACTTCTTCGGATGGACCGAGTGGGCAGTGGGAATGATGGAGTATTTATTCCCATTGTACAGAAGCACAGCACAATAGGACACACAAATTTTCTAAAAAGACGACAATTCCTAAAATTTCtaattaaaaaaacacacaatgtCCTATATAGGACACATCTAGTAGCCTTGAATGCATGTACATATTCATGTATGTACATTTATACATGTATATCTCAAAAACTAGAGGTGATGATTGATAATTGGTTTCGAATCTGAAATCAGCACCTCAAAATTAGGCTATTAACAACTATTTTTATGCTTGCCTCAATTTATCTGAAAACCTGTGTACTTGTTCTCATATCTCTGTCTTTTAGAAAGTCAGCCATCCATTTCAGAAGTCCTCCCTTTAGTCCTCCATTTTGTTCAAGTTTCACTTCTTCTGTTAAACCACTCCTTGTGTCTAGGCTTGTCTATTTTCTTGATTGACACatgtttcattattccttctttatACTTTTTCATTAAAATATTTAACTTGTCCAGTTTTCTCCAATATATGAAATTCAGTCCAGTCTGCTTGTTCAAAGTATTTCCTTAATATTGCAAAGTTAGTTTTACTGTAATTGtgtcttctatttttatagGCTTTGTTCCTAATTTCTTCCAGTCCTTCTTTTAGCCTGAATTCAAGTAATACATGGTCATTTTTACCAAGTGGACTCTTATATTCCAATTATCAAGTATCTCTGGTTCTTTTTTAAATACTAAGTCCAATTGTGATGGTTCTTCGTTTGCTCTATGCTGTCCTTCACCCATTGTGTTAGGATATTGTCTACTGTTagattcaatgtgtgtgtgtgtgtgtgtgtgtgtgtgtgtgtgtgtgtgtgtgtgtgtgtgtgtgtgtgtgtgtgtgtgtgtgtgtgtgtgtatgccatgTATGTTGTAATTATATACATAATACATTACACAAACCATATCAATTGTTAGTGGTAACAAGTGtgcaaaatgttgaaaaaaaatcccttggATAACTCAGGTTTTTGGATAATTCGGATTGGCCTTCCACCCAATTGGTCCAACTTCTGTGAGTGTTACTATAATTGTATATATCTACTAAACCAGGTCAGTAGTATATCATGGGGTGGTCAAGACAAAGCACCAGACTCATATAGATCACACATCATTCACATTCTTATCCCTGTCAGCCACTGGTGAAAAATTAGTACAATATGTATAAGTATTGTTGATTTAGTTCACAAACTAGATAGAATTGTAAGATAGTGATAAATGCATGTACATTTTCATTTATGTGAAGTGGTACAGTATTACAGTATAAGATGGCTTAAAACAATGAAGTGGGATActtattcatgtttcttttccagAGTGAACCAAGCTATGTTCCACTTAAGTTGCAAGAGTCACATGAGAAAAGCTCAGATGGAGAGAGTGATGACTCTTCTGTCAAGTCCGTCCGTTTCAGTAAGCTGACAGAGGTACTAATAAATGTCTTGTGTATTGCTGTTATTGAATGATTGCTTCATTGTACTCTAGTAAGTTTGCTTGTGATTATCAACTAAGGATCCTACACAGTTTACCTTACCATGACCCTTGATGGTGTGGTTTAAGGTACATCAGGTATTTTTAGCTGCTCTAGTCTAGAGTGAAATATTTACTTCATGTGAGATTGTAGTAccatattttcatctcatttcaaGTTATACTTATTGCCATTTATCAGTAATTAAGTTGGCAATTTCCAAACAGGTAGCTAAATATTTTATCACATATATTGGTTTCTTATATGACTCACTGTGTATATTCATTCTTTGTTGTGTTTACACACGTGAGTTAACTTTTCTGTGAGTAACCCATTTCTAGCGTATGTGTTCTAAGTGTGAACACttctatggtgttttttttttgagaagatTCTGAATTTTCATCTACAAGTTGCATGAACATCTTGGAGTTCATCTCAGaatgtatatgtataatatctgttatttgattattttgctCACTTCTGAAGATTTTTAGGATAGAGCAGGTGTAATTTGATTGTTGGTTTGCATGGATGTCTCATAGATATTTATGATGCTTGTATGTTTATGTGTATATCTTGTAAATACATTGTACCTAATGGAATCCTAGTATACTTTAAATTGTTTTCTGTAAACTAAATATGCATggtagaaatgaaaatgaaacatAATATATAATGAATGTCTCTTTTGGATAAATGACAGATTAATTGTATTAAGCGTGAAGAAACTAAATATCCAGTTTATTGTAACCCATTCATATATTgacttttttgttgttctaaAAATGTTACTTTCCTTTGTTTGAGCCTATTTATCATTCTTTAAGAATCGTGTGACAATGATCAACTCAAAATACTTCAATAGATTTCAGAGAATAACATGCAAAGTTAAAAATGGATAGCAATATAGCTATAATAAGTGATTGATGGTTGTAGGTGCGGCAGATGTCTGAGTCTGATGCTGTGGATGCCATGTTGTCCCGCCTCTCCTTTTCTGCTTCCATTCGGGCTGAGCAGTTGGCTCTTCAACAGGCAAACAAGTTGTCTATTAAGGAAGTTATGAAAATTTCATGCATTTTTTGTTTACTGGTGAGTTGAATATATGAGTAAGAACAGTTGTTGTGGAAGGTGACACCTTTGAGGTCATGGTGCTTAGTGATAGATTAGTGGTtgatattttattcttattaaggGAGATTTGACTATATTTGGATTAAATGATCAGAACCATTGCAGGTGGTGGACCAGACTGGATACAAGTAGACCTTGTTTTACACACAAAGGTGTCCAGCACCTATCAGATAGTCACcttgataaagaaatgaataatttTAGGAAAATGTTTAAATTTTCCAATTtagataatattaatgataaagatattaacaataatgatacataattataataattataatgatgataatcatAGGAAAAATCTGCATCCAaataaaagatattgtcttCAAATTTTGGATTAATTGTTGGATTTGTCCATTGTTAATGGTCTTGGTTATGTCTACTGGTGTCTGTTGTCACAAAAGATTAATGTAAAATAAGAGTCTTCAGTATTGGTCATGTGAACCCTTGGAAATAGAAAATCATTTCATACATAGACATTTCAGAAAAAGTTTACTGTTATGtctgaaaagaaatacatataggAATAGATTGATGATAGACAagcaaatattaatgaaaattattaaaatgtTATATATTGAAAACAATGAAAGTGAAGTATTTCATTTTAAGTTATTACTTATTCTGtagttttattcaattttcctttttttcttgaattcatATTTGAAAGTTTAAGTCATCCTAAGTTCTCACCATGATTAAGAAGTTATATGACACTTGAATAAAAAACGCAGTATTGGCAGTTGGCTGCTCAGTCCTGTTTTGCAATGTCCAGATGATCACTGATGCTATTTGGAGTTTGTTGTGGTTCAATTATGAATTGCTACAGTGATGCGCCACGTTCTGGAATTTAATTTCATGTTCATTTTACAAAAGTCTTCATATGTAATAGTTAAAATGTAATGAAGTCTATGTGATAACAGCAATCAGGTGGACATTGTATGATGGGAATGTGTGGTTGGTTACTTGCTAATGATGGACATTCATATTCAAATAATCTTTAATTTGAACCATTTGACCAAAGAATATTTCCAACGTAGAATGGTGATGTTTAACTTCTGTGAGCATGCAGCTTTCCTCAAGAAGAAACTAATATATGTTAAAGGGCTATTTGTGAATTAAACAAGATTACTATGTTTAGTAAATTTGCTGTAAAAATTCAATAATTagtaattatttatatatatattttttttattattttcagtggTTTGCTGGAAACTATGCCTACCAGATTGCTCTAAGCGACACAGAAGCAGGTGTGGTTAATGTCATCTCTTCAGCTTCTGGTCTCTTCACTCTTATTCTTGCTGCCATCTTCCCATCATCAGTTGCAGACAAATTCACTATCTCCAAGCTAATCTCAGTTCTACTTATGGTTGTAGGAGTGGTAAGTATTCAGCATCAAGGTGCTCTTAAAGACAGACATGGAAGGTTTTCTTATAGGTACTTGTAATTCATTAGTGCCTTAATCTTACACAACTTTTTGATATCCTTAGGGACTGATAAGCCTTGAAGATATCAGTTTGGAGGGCAAGAGTGTGCCAGTAGGAGTAATTTGGGCGCTGGCAGGAGCAGTTCTATATGCTTGTTACATGGTCTTCCTTAAGTGGAGAGTACCTACTGAAGACCAGATGGATTTTACCATGTTCTTTGGTAAGTCATGAGTTTGGAATTGAGCATTCTAATCCATATTCTTATTTTAACTGCAATGCAAGTGTGGAAACaattttgttttaatatttctgATGAATTGCTATCATCATGTGATTTTTGTATTTGCAAATGTAACTTCTTGTATCATGTGCCTCGtaatatttatttgtattcattGTCTTAGAATATTTTATTAAAGTTATCCTACATATAAGCAAAAATTAATTTATGAATAGATGTCatctttgttatatttcaagtgcaaatgtttttttttaattccacaATTATTCTTTACCTCTTTTCTGCTTAATTTGCAAAACATCTACATGTTTTTGTTGCATTTACAGTGGCTGCAAAACAAAAGTATACGTTTTTTTcaccacaataaaaaaagtacACACGCGGATATCTGTCGATATCGGCAGACTGGCAGAAAGTAATGTTCAGCGATGAAAGCACGTTATGGCTGGTCAGGGTCAACTCCAAGGTCGTGAGGAGACCCAGTAACTTGTCTCATTATGACCCTCGGTACACTGTTAAAACAGTCAAATAGCCAGACAGTGTTATGGTATTGGGAGCATTCACTAGTCATAAGGACTCTATTGGACTCTACTTTCTTCCTAAGAATGTGAAGATGAAGGTaactaataatattaatattgagGTCTTGGAGGAACATATGCTGACATTTTGGAGCATTCATGAAGCAGAATATTCTATGCATGACTTAGCACCAACAAATAAGTCCAAGGCTGTCAAGCAGTTCATAGTGAAAACAATATACATGTTCTCAATTGGCCAGGCAACTCCCCAGACATCAACCTCATTGAAAATGCCCAGCAAGTAAAGAAGACCAAGCTGGAGAATTTGCTTCCCAGCAGCATCAAGAACCTGACGGAGGATCTGAAAAAGATATAGATCTACTTTGATGCCTCCTAGTTCTCCAGCCTTGCTGCTTCCATGCATAGGAGAATCCAGAGTGTTCTGAAGTACAAGGGGAATATGTCCAAATACTCATTATAAGATAGAATTCTAAACAAAACACCCCTATTTTGTATTGTATAGTCTTACTAACCAAAATTCAgttatgtattcttttttttgcgGCCATTGTAGTTTTGTTGTATTTGCTCAGCATTTAGAGAGTGATGCAAGAGCAAATGTTTTGCTGTGGCATTCCTTTTGTGATCCAATCTGTTGCATAATATTGCACAGTGTTGCTTACTTCTCTGGCTACTGGTTATAAAaactcatatttattttctttgttcactTAATAATTGATACTAATACATAAAACATCCAATACATCTCCGGCAATTAACACTCATCAGATAAACACCAAATGTGAAAATGACTGCAATCTTCATACACAATACAAACACGTAATTTTACTCACAAAAGATTTTCCATTCTCTTTagtgaataatatatatttacattatgGCAATCTACTCAAATAGCTCAAATATATAGGCATTGCAACTATGTACTCATTAACTCATATATGATGCTTTTAAATAATGTATCTGTGTCACTTCCTCCTAAATTCACATATATCTGCATTACAGCaatttactcaaaatactcatGATATTGATACcagaaagataaatatatatgtattgcGGGGACTTCCTCCTAAATTCACACATATCTGCATCAAGGCAATTTACTCGTAACACTCAAAACATTGACACCAGAAATAATTTATACTGACACAACAACTACTTGATATGGTGACATTCTCAtaacactcacaaaacaccaGAAGGATATCACACAGCCACAATAACTACTCTTTCCATAACTATTactaaactaataaaaaaaaaaacataaacatcctatcattattcctccatcattctaataataaatattgaatTACTTGCTTTcaagactgcattacaactAAACTCCACTCCACATGGTTCCATATCTTCCCCAGCAGACTCTTGGAATCTcaagtctttctctttctataatCTCCACTCCTCTGCTACTGATTTCTCTCTCAATGTCCGTATAAATATACTTCAGGATCCCTCTTGTACATGGCCCACTCATAGGCATGTCAATATATATCATTTTACCACTCAGAACAAAACATGGCAGAGTTTGGGGTATGACAGGAGAGTGAGGGGCAGGTCAAGTACCAGTAAGtgaactctccctctttccttccttcgcacACCGCACCCAAACAGGATGTCTGTTTGTTGTTTCCTCCACTCAGGCGGTGAATATTTATAATCTTACTGTATGAGGTACATTTGCTTGGCCTCTCATAATCTATTTACCAAGAACTTTCctggtttatattttttctctatttccctgttttcttccttgttttcttcttatttacttttctcattCCATCATCATGTATGCAGTTATATCATCCcacattcctctttcctcatctcttatttatttttccgatatatgttatatattttttttacatttatgtgCTGAATTTCTTGCATTCTTCTATATTCCATCATTAAATCATACAATTTATTACTTCATTTTAAgtaaggcaggaggaggaggatggaagaggaaattaatgtaccaattagagaagaggaaattagATCTAATGAATGTAAAATGCAAGGTATGAATGTGGACTGTTAGATAATAATGAAGTATGATGGTGAACTAGTGTTGATAGATAAATTGTTCTTAAATGTGGGTgtcatttaatcccttcagtatttaGCTGCCAgtgtgatgctgctgctgaatATCCCATCCTTTTATATGTTCCAACAGTTTTCCACAGTTTCTGTATTTAAATGTTATAAACCTAAATACATTCTTATTTGATATGTTTTATATGAATTTTCATTCTTGCCTGTATTCTCAGGATTTGTGGGTTTATTCAATGCTATCATCCTTTGGCCTGGATTTCCATTGCTGGATGTCATTGGCTGGGAACCATTCCAGTTGCCTAACCTCCAGCAGCTGCTCTACATGTCTGTAAATGGTCTAGTGGGTACAGTGCTGTCAGAATTATTATGGTTATGGTGAGTATGAATATAATTTTTTGTTTCATAATagacgataatgaaattttgtgTGCTTATTTCTGACTATTTATCTTTATGTACCAGGCTTGTAATCTCCACATATGGTCCAGCCAAAGCAGCATACACTTATACGTACACACATCATTCACTCTCATAGCCTCGTCTGCACCTGTTGGAAAGGGATTGTCTGATGAACCATTCTACTACACTGCAGGAGCTCAGCATAGCACAGCTGATCAGATACTTTCTCACCAAGGCTCAACAGCATATATTGTTACATTAGTTTAGCCTTTGGATGTGAGTATGCATCTGGCAGAGCCAGTTAGTGTAAAGGACACTCCATACAGAGTACCTGCATCTGTTGTGGTATAAGGATTGCAATATTGCAGGGTAGAGAACAGTCTCACCATGGAGGGGTACTGGTAAATCAGTGTATGCTGTTGGGCCTTGCTGTGGAAGTAGGTGGTTAGCTGTACTATGCTTAAGCTCTTAGGTTGTAATAGAGTACTTTATGAGATAGTCACTTTCTACCAGGGCtaagagtgtgaatgatgtgtgtaTGAGCATGTGATCCTTTATGTGAGCCAGTCCATGTGTGATTCCCTGTCTGGTGCATAAATATATGGATAGATTTTAGTCAAGAATGTGTAGATAACATTTCACAACTGTAGATAATATTACTAAAGTTTTATTATTC is drawn from Portunus trituberculatus isolate SZX2019 chromosome 44, ASM1759143v1, whole genome shotgun sequence and contains these coding sequences:
- the LOC123518735 gene encoding solute carrier family 35 member F5-like; translated protein: MTHGRRLALGIFILLLVDVIWVASSELSEYIFNNTGFDKPFFSTYLKTSMFSLYLLGFIFWRPWRHQCSHSNHDERIYQEVDANEDEGDPLSPESRHLDLPKWMYIWHFTTASWGNLRRDYADFPWNDYCFHRTDLPPASIFTVDQVASSVARDTDEGAQLTHLVLWRYLPIEHPQTFGRKAHHQSEPSYVPLKLQESHEKSSDGESDDSSVKSVRFSKLTEVRQMSESDAVDAMLSRLSFSASIRAEQLALQQANKLSIKEVMKISCIFCLLWFAGNYAYQIALSDTEAGVVNVISSASGLFTLILAAIFPSSVADKFTISKLISVLLMVVGVGLISLEDISLEGKSVPVGVIWALAGAVLYACYMVFLKWRVPTEDQMDFTMFFGFVGLFNAIILWPGFPLLDVIGWEPFQLPNLQQLLYMSVNGLVGTVLSELLWLWVENSLTMEGYW